One segment of Syntrophorhabdus sp. DNA contains the following:
- a CDS encoding flavin reductase family protein, with translation MESVFAEMRPEDIGRNPFRLIGADWMLITAGTKESFNTMTGAWGGLGVVWDRRVAICLVRPTRYTYEFMERSWSFSLCFFDEEYRDALTYCGTTSGRDVNKAAEAGLTPVFGEDTIHFAEARLVIECRKIYHQDIEPQNFLVPDIDGFYPKKDYHRMYVGEIIRCLSR, from the coding sequence ATGGAGAGTGTGTTTGCGGAGATGAGGCCGGAGGATATCGGGCGCAACCCGTTCAGGCTTATCGGAGCGGATTGGATGCTCATCACGGCAGGGACGAAGGAGTCCTTCAACACCATGACCGGTGCCTGGGGAGGACTTGGCGTCGTCTGGGACAGACGGGTCGCCATCTGCCTCGTGCGCCCCACCCGGTATACCTATGAGTTCATGGAACGCTCATGGTCGTTCAGCCTCTGCTTCTTCGACGAAGAGTACCGCGATGCGCTGACCTACTGCGGAACGACATCGGGCAGGGACGTGAACAAGGCCGCCGAGGCCGGTCTCACCCCCGTTTTCGGTGAGGACACGATCCACTTCGCCGAGGCGCGGCTCGTCATCGAGTGCCGGAAGATCTACCACCAGGACATAGAGCCGCAGAACTTCCTGGTCCCGGACATAGACGGCTTCTACCCGAAGAAGGACTACCACCGGATGTACGTGGGCGAGATCATCCGCTGCCTGTCGAGGTAG
- a CDS encoding 4Fe-4S binding protein, giving the protein MGEREVKSSEKEKKGLKPVLEKAKRSRRWKQVLLGTLFVVLLIGGWFYSLIGYFIPLCMVAGVGLAAFRGRKWCNWMCPRGSFADTYMKVISPGRKMPGWLRGTPIRLGVLAFLMAMLTFQIVRLWPDPYAIGKFFVVLLTITTVVGVFMALFLHQRAWCSICPIGSLSSWVGKNRYPLRMDKDACVSCGLCAKTCPMQLSPQEMKESEVMAFRGDCLKCGLCAKACPKQALCFPG; this is encoded by the coding sequence ATGGGTGAGAGGGAAGTCAAGAGTTCGGAGAAGGAGAAAAAGGGCCTCAAGCCGGTGCTTGAGAAGGCCAAACGTTCCCGGCGCTGGAAACAGGTGCTTCTGGGGACCCTTTTCGTTGTGCTCCTTATTGGCGGGTGGTTCTATTCGCTGATCGGGTATTTCATTCCCCTGTGTATGGTGGCCGGCGTAGGGCTTGCAGCCTTCCGGGGCAGGAAGTGGTGCAACTGGATGTGCCCGCGGGGATCCTTCGCGGACACCTATATGAAGGTCATCAGCCCGGGACGGAAGATGCCCGGCTGGCTGAGAGGGACGCCCATAAGGCTGGGCGTTCTGGCATTCCTCATGGCGATGCTCACCTTCCAGATCGTACGGCTCTGGCCGGACCCTTACGCGATAGGGAAGTTCTTTGTCGTGCTCCTGACCATCACGACCGTCGTCGGCGTTTTCATGGCTCTTTTCCTCCACCAGCGCGCCTGGTGCTCCATCTGCCCCATTGGAAGCCTTTCGAGCTGGGTAGGGAAGAACCGTTACCCGCTGAGGATGGACAAGGACGCCTGCGTCAGCTGCGGCCTCTGCGCAAAGACCTGCCCCATGCAGCTCTCCCCGCAGGAGATGAAGGAGAGCGAAGTCATGGCCTTTCGGGGAGATTGCCTGAAATGCGGCCTCTGCGCGAAAGCCTGCCCGAAACAGGCCCTCTGTTTCCCGGGATAA
- a CDS encoding winged helix-turn-helix transcriptional regulator: MGFEEEMEVFELQAEVCLALANPRRLQILGLLKEGERSVAQMLERMGINKANLSQHLSVLKQKGLVMSRREGAAVYYRLASPRITEACSIMRDVLLETLRSKERISRSMLEGMGSAKEG, translated from the coding sequence ATGGGGTTTGAGGAGGAAATGGAGGTGTTTGAGCTGCAGGCGGAGGTGTGCCTGGCGCTGGCGAATCCCCGGCGGCTTCAGATATTGGGTTTGCTGAAGGAAGGAGAGAGATCGGTAGCGCAGATGCTGGAAAGGATGGGGATAAACAAGGCGAACCTGTCCCAGCATCTTTCCGTCTTGAAGCAAAAAGGGCTGGTCATGTCGAGGAGAGAAGGTGCTGCGGTGTACTACAGGCTCGCCAGTCCCCGGATAACGGAGGCCTGTTCGATAATGCGCGACGTGCTCCTTGAAACCCTGCGGAGTAAGGAGCGTATCTCGAGGAGCATGCTTGAAGGAATGGGAAGTGCCAAAGAGGGATAG
- a CDS encoding 4Fe-4S dicluster domain-containing protein yields the protein MNTVRDLKSEHCRGGSRVEVNNRKCRRCFLCVQLCPAKAIKLEKESIRIIHERCILCGNCITGCSHGAMTYRSDAGAVRDLIEANENVVACLDPAFPAILDEVTPGGFSYALKALGFKEVWEGAIGAELISRPYRQLLEKDPGKPIISSFCPVIVSYIEKYLPQLIDNLAPIVSPMIAAGRAIKKTKGEGWRVVYIAPCLARMGEMDYDENSDAIDHVITFRDVRFMFAEAGINPKHVAEAPFDGPVPALGRIVPVIGGLNRSLGHSFDVLVGEVSVAYGRRRVIAALNQLAKRSIQAKFFDLVFCDGCVDGSFVERELSVVGRRQIVSGYAKSQFVPQTASMIQRTLRDFADVKVTREHKANVQKLPDPTEEQIRAVLRKINKMPPHNNLDCRACGYNTCREKAVAVVQGISEAEYCLPYLLEDSKRVYQQLEKSHRELQRSHQELEQAQFQLIRTEKLAALGQLAAGVAHEINNPLGTITIYAHILARSLEPGDPRKEDIDLIITEANRTKEIVQGLLSFARETKLKPGETNINDLLEETLGLLVNQVLFQNIRIKKVFSDDLPMLFADATQLKQVFLNIMLNSAQAMEGKGSLTITTVHEGGTISIRIRDTGPGIPPENIGKLFNPFFTTKEKGTGLGLAISYGIVERHSGQIDVETELGKGSTFIITLPVDADAAGIITPAKGLAANQNINTGRRNHGTKKNSHH from the coding sequence ATGAATACAGTACGCGATCTCAAGTCAGAACACTGCCGGGGAGGTTCCAGGGTAGAGGTCAACAACCGCAAGTGCCGCAGGTGTTTCCTCTGCGTGCAGCTCTGCCCCGCGAAGGCCATCAAGCTGGAAAAGGAATCCATACGGATCATCCACGAGCGGTGCATACTCTGTGGGAACTGCATCACCGGCTGTTCACACGGGGCGATGACCTATCGAAGCGACGCGGGTGCCGTGAGGGACCTCATAGAGGCGAACGAGAACGTCGTGGCCTGTCTCGACCCCGCCTTTCCGGCCATTCTTGACGAGGTGACCCCCGGAGGGTTCAGCTATGCCTTGAAGGCCCTCGGATTCAAGGAAGTATGGGAAGGCGCGATCGGCGCGGAGCTCATAAGCCGCCCCTACCGGCAGCTGCTCGAAAAGGATCCCGGGAAACCGATCATATCCTCCTTCTGTCCCGTCATTGTTTCCTACATCGAAAAATACCTTCCCCAGCTCATTGACAATCTCGCGCCCATAGTGTCCCCAATGATAGCGGCGGGGAGGGCCATCAAGAAGACCAAGGGCGAGGGATGGCGTGTGGTCTATATTGCCCCCTGTCTCGCGCGGATGGGAGAGATGGACTATGACGAGAATTCCGACGCCATAGATCACGTCATCACCTTCCGCGATGTGAGGTTCATGTTCGCGGAGGCCGGCATCAATCCGAAACACGTCGCCGAGGCTCCCTTCGACGGTCCCGTACCAGCTCTTGGCAGGATCGTCCCGGTAATAGGCGGGCTTAACCGGAGCCTGGGACACAGCTTTGACGTCCTCGTCGGCGAGGTGAGTGTCGCTTACGGGCGAAGGCGCGTCATCGCCGCGCTGAACCAGCTTGCAAAGCGATCCATCCAGGCCAAGTTCTTCGACCTCGTCTTCTGTGACGGCTGTGTTGACGGTTCCTTTGTGGAACGCGAGCTTTCCGTGGTGGGACGCCGGCAGATCGTATCGGGGTACGCCAAGTCACAATTCGTTCCCCAGACGGCATCGATGATCCAGCGCACCCTCAGGGACTTCGCCGACGTGAAGGTCACGAGGGAGCACAAAGCGAATGTCCAGAAGCTCCCCGATCCCACGGAAGAGCAGATACGGGCAGTCCTCAGGAAGATAAACAAGATGCCTCCCCACAACAATCTCGACTGCAGGGCCTGCGGCTACAACACGTGCCGGGAAAAGGCCGTTGCCGTCGTGCAGGGCATATCTGAGGCCGAATATTGTCTGCCATACCTCCTGGAGGACTCGAAGCGCGTCTACCAGCAGCTCGAAAAATCTCACAGGGAGCTGCAGCGGTCCCACCAGGAACTGGAGCAGGCTCAGTTCCAGCTCATCAGAACGGAAAAGCTTGCGGCCCTGGGGCAGCTTGCCGCGGGTGTCGCCCACGAGATAAACAACCCCCTCGGCACGATCACCATCTATGCCCACATACTGGCACGGTCCCTGGAACCCGGTGACCCGAGGAAGGAAGACATCGATCTCATCATCACCGAGGCGAACAGGACGAAGGAGATCGTCCAGGGGCTCCTGAGCTTCGCGCGGGAGACAAAGCTCAAACCGGGAGAGACGAACATCAACGATCTTCTCGAGGAAACGCTCGGTCTTCTCGTCAATCAGGTCCTCTTTCAGAACATCAGGATCAAGAAGGTCTTCAGCGACGATCTTCCCATGCTCTTCGCCGACGCGACGCAGCTCAAGCAGGTCTTCCTCAACATCATGCTCAACTCTGCCCAGGCGATGGAAGGAAAAGGCTCCCTCACGATCACGACGGTCCACGAGGGGGGGACGATCTCGATCAGGATACGTGACACGGGACCGGGCATCCCGCCGGAGAACATCGGCAAGCTCTTCAACCCCTTCTTCACCACGAAGGAGAAGGGGACGGGGCTCGGACTCGCCATCTCCTACGGCATCGTGGAGCGCCATTCGGGGCAGATAGATGTCGAGACGGAGCTGGGAAAGGGAAGCACCTTCATCATCACGCTGCCCGTCGACGCGGACGCGGCGGGGATCATTACACCGGCCAAAGGATTAGCGGCAAATCAAAATATAAATACAGGGAGAAGGAACCATGGCACAAAAAAGAATTCTCATCATTGA